A DNA window from Vicinamibacteria bacterium contains the following coding sequences:
- a CDS encoding sodium:solute symporter family protein, translated as MLVGTVDLTIIVTYFAVVILIGFVSMRRTKGFEDYAVAGRRLPVVFLFATMAATATGGAATIGRASQSYQSGIVIFVATVGFVLNQLLSGLFLAPRMRAIGKLYTVGDVMGFYYGRAARALTGIFSFLYSVSLFGVQLLAMGRILQTITGLPLVPLLIASSALVIFYTGLGGIWAVIYTDLLQFIVLAFGLTTASLVAIDRVGGVEAMTAGLDPVLLSFSGDWSSSRILGIFVAFLLGEALAPYFVQRYFATKSPRDTRWGVTLFGSYYGFYTIVVIALGLAGALLLRDTEPDLVLTSIVRDFLPIGLKGAVFAALLAAVMSTGDSILNNASVIFTRDLYQKLFRPDASDATMLAWSKTTTLLIGAGGVIAALSLPDVFELLIYSYTLWAPSIIPPLCVALLWGTPRERPVAPRAAVPAILAGIGATYAWGPSVLGEPFGVPAVAVGVGANLLVLFTVHRLTSCFAPAGAFVPEEVNEA; from the coding sequence ATGCTGGTCGGCACCGTCGATCTCACCATTATCGTCACGTACTTCGCCGTCGTCATTCTCATTGGCTTCGTCTCGATGCGAAGAACCAAAGGATTCGAGGATTACGCGGTGGCGGGCCGGCGACTCCCGGTCGTGTTCTTGTTCGCCACCATGGCAGCAACGGCGACGGGCGGGGCGGCGACGATCGGGCGCGCCTCGCAGTCCTATCAGTCCGGCATCGTCATCTTCGTCGCCACGGTGGGCTTCGTGCTGAACCAGCTCCTCTCCGGCCTCTTCCTCGCGCCCCGCATGCGCGCCATCGGCAAGCTGTATACCGTGGGCGACGTCATGGGGTTCTACTACGGGCGGGCGGCACGCGCCCTGACGGGAATTTTCTCTTTCCTTTACAGCGTCTCCCTTTTCGGGGTCCAGCTGCTGGCCATGGGGCGCATATTGCAAACCATCACCGGCTTGCCTCTCGTCCCTTTGCTGATCGCTTCGTCCGCGCTCGTCATCTTCTACACCGGGTTGGGCGGCATCTGGGCCGTTATCTACACCGATCTCCTCCAGTTCATCGTGCTGGCGTTCGGTCTGACCACGGCTTCCCTGGTGGCGATCGATCGCGTCGGCGGCGTCGAGGCGATGACCGCGGGACTCGACCCCGTGCTCTTGAGCTTCAGCGGTGACTGGAGCTCATCGCGAATCCTCGGCATATTCGTTGCGTTTCTCCTCGGTGAAGCGCTCGCTCCCTATTTCGTTCAGCGTTATTTCGCGACCAAGAGCCCGAGAGATACTCGCTGGGGCGTGACGCTCTTCGGAAGCTACTACGGTTTCTATACCATCGTCGTGATCGCTCTCGGCCTCGCGGGCGCGCTTCTCTTGAGAGACACCGAGCCCGACCTCGTCCTGACGTCCATCGTACGCGACTTCCTGCCCATCGGGCTCAAGGGAGCGGTCTTCGCGGCACTTCTCGCCGCCGTCATGTCGACGGGAGACTCGATCTTGAACAATGCCTCCGTCATCTTCACTCGCGACCTCTACCAGAAGCTCTTTCGTCCCGACGCAAGCGATGCGACCATGCTCGCCTGGTCGAAGACGACGACGCTGCTCATCGGGGCCGGTGGCGTCATTGCGGCCCTAAGCCTGCCCGACGTCTTCGAGCTTCTGATTTACAGCTACACGCTCTGGGCGCCTTCGATCATCCCTCCTCTTTGCGTCGCTCTTTTGTGGGGAACGCCTCGCGAGCGACCCGTTGCACCCCGCGCGGCCGTGCCCGCAATCCTGGCCGGCATCGGCGCGACGTACGCGTGGGGGCCGAGTGTGCTCGGCGAGCCCTTCGGGGTTCCCGCAGTGGCCGTCGGCGTGGGAGCGAATCTTCTCGTTCTCTTCACCGTCCACCGGCTCACGTCGTGTTTCGCTCCCGCGGGGGCTTTCGTACCCGAAGAGGTGAACGAAGCATGA